ATAAGTCGTATTGCCGCAATACAGTCAACTACAATGTTCGTCTTTTTCCTATCAGCCAAAACGGCCCGGAAATTCCGGCTTCCTGACAAAAAAAGCGGGCGGCAATTCAGTGCCACCCGCAGAGATTCTGTTTATCTTGCATAAAAACAGGAAATACAAACGAAAAAACTATATACTATGGAATACGATAAAAGCCGGGCCCGGGCCGCCGTTTATTCGATGGGGACCTGCAGGCAGCAGAAATCGACGTTGTGTCCGCTGTCGTAAAAGGTCGTATCCAGAAGGCACAGGTCGATGATGTCGCCGCTCACCTTGAAGTGGTGCTGCTCGATCCAGTCCAGGAATTCGTAAAGCGGTTCCGTGTCGTAGGGCATCCCGTATTTGTAAAGGGTCGCATATTCCCCTTCCGGGATGGTATGAAGGTTTTCGATCGGCTCGCCGTATGGATAAGGGAGATTGATAATGCTTCCGGCGTTTTTCAGAGGGGTGCCCTGGCGGATCGAATCGTATCGGAGCAGCGCCCCGAACCCCTTGGACGGAATCATTTTGTGCTTCGACAAAATATCCCATGCCTTCATCAAAGTCAGATGGAGCTGGTTGATTTCGACGTGGTCCCTCTCGAACGGCACGAAAATCACCTGACGCTGTGGCAGCCATTTGATGTACGGCATTTTGATATCCTTGATTTTGGTGGAAAGATGGTCGTAAATTTCCAGACGATGCTCCAGAAACATCTGTTTCTGCTCCAGCTCGGATAGTTCCGTTTTAACCTTTTTCAGCTTGTTCTCGAGCAGCTTGCTTGTGGAGGACGGATTCCTGTTTTCAAAGCTTTCCCTGATTTCATCCAGACTGAACCCGATCTCTTTCATCAGGCAGATTTCTCTCAGAAACGGGATCTGATACAGGATGTAAAACCGATAACCGTTTTCGTTGGTATAGGCGGGCCTGAACAGTCCGCAGTGATCGTAATAGATCAGCGTCTGCCGCGACAGATGGTGCATCGCCGCCATTTTACTGATGGGGATATATTCTTCGCCCATCGCCTTTCTCCCGGGAGCCGGCAAGGCAGCCTCCCCCTTTCACGAAACAGGCTTCAAAGCCCATTTTATCGGATTCGACAATTTTCTTCTTCATTATATCAGGATTGTCATTCAATTTCCATATGCAAAAGTAAAATCTGCCGCCTTGCCCATTCCAGGATCATCCGGCCCTCGGCTGTGCCGAAATACGGCGGATCAAATTTTTCCGAGCCCAGTC
This window of the Ruminococcaceae bacterium BL-6 genome carries:
- a CDS encoding protein of unknown function (Evidence 5 : Unknown function), whose product is MKKKIVESDKMGFEACFVKGGGCLAGSREKGDGRRIYPHQ
- a CDS encoding Transcriptional regulator, MerR family, which encodes MPAPGRKAMGEEYIPISKMAAMHHLSRQTLIYYDHCGLFRPAYTNENGYRFYILYQIPFLREICLMKEIGFSLDEIRESFENRNPSSTSKLLENKLKKVKTELSELEQKQMFLEHRLEIYDHLSTKIKDIKMPYIKWLPQRQVIFVPFERDHVEINQLHLTLMKAWDILSKHKMIPSKGFGALLRYDSIRQGTPLKNAGSIINLPYPYGEPIENLHTIPEGEYATLYKYGMPYDTEPLYEFLDWIEQHHFKVSGDIIDLCLLDTTFYDSGHNVDFCCLQVPIE